From a region of the Cucumis sativus cultivar 9930 chromosome 6, Cucumber_9930_V3, whole genome shotgun sequence genome:
- the LOC101213884 gene encoding heterogeneous nuclear ribonucleoprotein H2 isoform X1: protein MYGPRGAMLGSGGVSDGYEVGSKRQRMMEPNPYFAVSSSTAGFQPYGYGSFPPTHAFPVVRLRGLPFNCTDIDIFKFFAGLDIVDVLLVNKNGRFMGEAFVVFAGSVQVEFALQRDRQNMGRRYVEVFRCKRQDYYNAVAAEVNYEGIYDNDYHGSPPPRQKRFSDKDQMEYTEILKLRGLPFSVTKSNIIEFFGEFDLAEDRIHIASRPDGKATGEAYVEFASAEEAKRAMSKDKMTIGSRYVELFPSTPNEARRAESRSRQ from the exons ATGTACGGACCCAGAGG GGCAATGTTGGGAAGCGGGGGGGTTTCGGATGGGTACGAAGTCGGCTCAAAAAGACAAAGAATGATGGAACCGAATCCCTACTTCGCAGTTAGCAGCAGCACTGCTGGATTTCAACCTTACGGCTATGGGAGTTTTCCACCTACTCATGCCTTCCCTGTGGTTCGCCTTAGAGGACTTCCCTTCAACTGCACTGACATTGATATTTTCAAGTTCTTTGCTGGACTGGACATTGTGGATGTGCTGCTTGTCAACAAGAATGGACGGTTCATGGGAGAGGCCTTTGTTGTCTTTGCTGGCTCTGTGCAGGTTGAGTTCGCATTGCAACGGGATCGACAGAATATGGGACGTAGGTATGTAGAAGTCTTCAGGTGCAAAAGGCAGGATTATTACAACGCTGTTGCTGCAGAAGTAAATTATGAGGGTATTTATGATAATGACTACCACGGAAGCCCTCCTCCTCGACAAAAGAGGTTCAGTGACAAGGACCAGATGGAATACACTGAGATACTGAAACTTCGTGGTCTCCCCTTCTCTGTGACAAAATCCAACATCATTGAATTTTTCGGAGAGTTTGACCTTGCAGAAGATAGGATACATATTGCAAGTCGCCCAGATGGGAAGGCTACCGGGGAGGCCTATGTGGAGTTTGCTTCAGCAGAGGAGGCAAAGAGAGCAATGAGCAAGGACAAGATGACAATTGGATCGAGATACGTGGAGTTGTTTCCTTCAACCCCAAATGAAGCAAGAAGAGCTGAGTCAAGGTCAAGACAGTAA
- the LOC101214127 gene encoding SRSF protein kinase 1: MSCSSSSGSEDDEGIDSYRKGGYHAVRIADHFAGGRYVAQRKLGWGQFSTVWLAYDTRTSKYVSLKIQKSAPQFAEAALHEIEVLSVISDSDPSSSKCIVQLIDHFKHAGPNGQHLCMVLEFLGDSLLRLIKYNRYRVLELNKVREICKCILVALDYLHRELNIIHTDLKPENILLLSTIDPTKDPVRSGQAPILERPEGNPNGGTTMNLIEKKLKRRARRAVSRISERRVSMGGATPKPEDRKLDGIDLRCKIVDFGNACWADRQFMEEIQTRQYRAPEVILQSGYSYSVDMWSFGCIAFELATGDMMFTPKGGQDYSEDEDHLALMMELLGKMPRKIAIGGARSKDYFDRHGDLKRIRRLKFWSLDRLLVEKYKFTEADAQSFAEFLSLVLDFAPEKRPTAQQCLQHPWLNPRNLPQTEMKNKTEVEKVNVGMSKLQIRVGK; the protein is encoded by the exons ATGTCTTGTTCATCTTCATCTGGGTCTGAGGATGATGAGGGAATCGATTCTTACAGGAAAGGAGGGTACCATGCTGTCAGGATCGCCGATCATTTCGCCGGTGGCCGTTATGTTGCTCAGAGGAAGCTCGGTTGGGGTCAATTCTCCACCGTCTGGCTCGCTTATGATACTCGTACCTCC AAATATGTATCACTTAAAATCCAGAAAAGTGCTCCCCAATTTGCTGAAGCTGCACTTCATGAAATTGAAGTTCTTTCGGTAATTTCAGATAGTGATCCATCAAGCTCCAAGTGCATTGTGCAACTGATCGATCATTTTAAGCATGCAGGGCCAAATGGGCAACATCTGTGTATGGTTCTTGAATTCCTTGGTGATAGTTTACTTCGATTGATCAAGTATAACCGTTATAGAGTTCTTGAGTTGAATAAAGTCAGGGAGATCTGCAAATGTATTTTGGTTGCTCTGGACTATTTGCATAGAGAACTTAATATTATTCACACTGATCTGAAACCTGAAAATATTCTTCTATTATCCACCATTGATCCTACCAAAGATCCTGTGAGGTCTGGACAGGCTCCTATTCTTGAAAGGCCTGAGGGGAACCCAAATGGTGGAACAACCATGAATCTTATTGAGAAGAAGTTAAAGAGAAGAGCAAGGAGAGCAGTCTCTAGGATCTCCGAAAGGAGAGTTTCTATGGGAGGAGCAACCCCAAAGCCTGAAGATAGAAAACTAGATGGTATTGATCTAAGGTGCAAGATTGTAGATTTTGGTAATGCATGTTGGGCAGATAGGCAGTTTATGGAAGAAATCCAAACAAGACAGTACAGAGCTCCTGAAGTCATACTGCAATCTGGATATTCCTACTCGGTTGACATGTGGTCATTTGGTTGCATTGCTTTTGAACTCGCCACGGGTGACATGATGTTTACCCCAAAAGGAGGACAAGACTATAGCGAGGATGAG GATCATCTTGCATTGATGATGGAACTCCTTGGGAAGATGCCTAGAAAA ATTGCAATAGGAGGAGCTCGATCGAAAGACTACTTTGACAGGCATGGGGACCTGAAAAGGATTCGAAGGCTGAAATTCTGGTCTCTCGATCGACTGCTGGTCgagaaatataaatttacaGAAGCTGATGCTCAATCTTTTGCTGAGTTTCTCAGTCTCGTTCTCGATTTCGCACCTGAGAAGCGACCAACTGCTCAGCAATGCCTTCAGCATCCTTGGCTCAATCCTAGGAACTTGCCTCAAACCGAAATGAAGAATAAAACAGAGGTTGAAAAGGTGAATGTTGGTATGAGCAAACTCCAGATTAGAGTGGGAAAGTGA
- the LOC105436035 gene encoding uncharacterized protein LOC105436035 codes for MEKDDHEKSSPSGSSNGGDGGDTPSKAIADTHEDDVAVSSSAPVRSSIDITLTLSPQESYGRKRGRGEDHGGGSSSGSGQKGKKKGELIDPPSTDPKCATCGKIFGSWKAVFGHLRSHPERDYRGAFPPPKIWEEMLQQETLRRQHGQGEGSSGGNVEGRARLSSLPSGRGIGIDLNDPEAQEGNKDEFPFDLNEPAPENEEEDDK; via the coding sequence ATGGAGAAGGACGACCATGAGAAAAGCTCACCGTCCGGTTCCAGCAATGGAGGTGATGGTGGTGATACTCCTTCTAAGGCCATCGCCGATACTCATGAGGACGACGTCGCAGTTTCGTCTTCGGCTCCTGTAAGGAGTAGTATTGATATTACGTTGACTTTATCTCCACAGGAGTCTTATGGGAGGAAGAGAGGTCGAGGGGAAGATCATGGAGGAGGGTCGAGTAGTGGGAGTGGGcagaaagggaagaagaagggggAATTGATCGACCCACCCTCCACCGATCCCAAATGTGCCACGTGTGGCAAGATTTTTGGGTCGTGGAAGGCGGTGTTTGGGCACTTGCGATCCCACCCGGAACGGGACTATCGTGGGGCATTCCCGCCACCAAAAATTTGGGAGGAGATGCTGCAACAAGAGACGTTAAGGCGGCAACATGGTCAAGGCGAAGGTAGTAGCGGTGGGAATGTCGAAGGCAGGGCGAGGTTGTCGTCTCTACCGTCGGGTAGGGGTATTGGAATTGATCTGAACGACCCGGAAGCGCAAGAGGGTAACAAGGATGAGTTTCCTTTTGATCTCAATGAGCCTGCACCAGAGAATGAGGAGGAGGATGACAAATAA
- the LOC101213884 gene encoding heterogeneous nuclear ribonucleoprotein F isoform X2: MGEAFVVFAGSVQVEFALQRDRQNMGRRYVEVFRCKRQDYYNAVAAEVNYEGIYDNDYHGSPPPRQKRFSDKDQMEYTEILKLRGLPFSVTKSNIIEFFGEFDLAEDRIHIASRPDGKATGEAYVEFASAEEAKRAMSKDKMTIGSRYVELFPSTPNEARRAESRSRQ; the protein is encoded by the coding sequence ATGGGAGAGGCCTTTGTTGTCTTTGCTGGCTCTGTGCAGGTTGAGTTCGCATTGCAACGGGATCGACAGAATATGGGACGTAGGTATGTAGAAGTCTTCAGGTGCAAAAGGCAGGATTATTACAACGCTGTTGCTGCAGAAGTAAATTATGAGGGTATTTATGATAATGACTACCACGGAAGCCCTCCTCCTCGACAAAAGAGGTTCAGTGACAAGGACCAGATGGAATACACTGAGATACTGAAACTTCGTGGTCTCCCCTTCTCTGTGACAAAATCCAACATCATTGAATTTTTCGGAGAGTTTGACCTTGCAGAAGATAGGATACATATTGCAAGTCGCCCAGATGGGAAGGCTACCGGGGAGGCCTATGTGGAGTTTGCTTCAGCAGAGGAGGCAAAGAGAGCAATGAGCAAGGACAAGATGACAATTGGATCGAGATACGTGGAGTTGTTTCCTTCAACCCCAAATGAAGCAAGAAGAGCTGAGTCAAGGTCAAGACAGTAA
- the LOC101215892 gene encoding protein RKD5 isoform X2, which translates to MKNGHLSCFPNGELCQLKNGKSHQPRNLPLLDQDLNFLPCSVSVSKESGNQMEESCASGIVEKKRRATSEHIARITLSDLAKNFGVPITEASRNLNVGLTVLKRKCREFGIHRWPHRKIKSIDGLIRDLQEEAKHREEDHKALMAVTKRQMMLQNERERIERTPFRELENETKRFRQDVFRRKHKARALESQSPSV; encoded by the exons ATGAAGAATGGTCATCTATCTTGTTTTCCCAATGGAGAGTTATGTCAGCTAAAGAATGGCAAATCTCATCAACCAAGAAACTTGCCTCTACTTGATCAGGATCTTAACTTCCTTCCTTGTTCAGTTTCTGTATCTAAAGAATCTGGGAATCAAATGGAGGAGTCCTGTGCATCAG GTattgtagaaaagaaaaggagggCAACAAGTGAGCACATTGCTAGAATTACTTTATCCGATCTGGCTAAAAATTTTGGTGTTCCGATCACAGAAGCTTCAAGAAATCTAAATGTTGGATTAACAGTactgaaaagaaaatgcaGAGAATTTGGCATTCACCGCTGGCCACACAGAAAGATAAAGTCTATTGATGGTCTAATTCGAGATCTTCAG GAAGAAGCAAAGCATAGGGAGGAAGATCACAAAGCTTTGATGGCAGTGACCAAGAGGCAAATGATGTTGcagaatgaaagagagaggATAGAGAGGACACCATTTAGGGAGCTGGAGAATGAGACCAAGAGATTTAGGCAAGATGTTTTCAGGAGAAAGCATAAAGCTAGAGCTCTAGAAAGTCAGAGTCCATCAGTATAG
- the LOC101216622 gene encoding G2/mitotic-specific cyclin-2: MAFSDENNSNFIKPTSFLPGGGLEKSGRAFGQEISRVNSNRRALNAINQNSVVNQAYPCVVNKRGFSGKQEICEKKQVDPFHRPITRKFAAQIASSQQLHHHPQENNKPNSILTNSNAFGHSIFVDEDCKTLENDHPVPMFLEKSEPSLSQEASQMEEVEMEDIAEEEDPVIDIDIIDSNNPLAVVEYVDDLYAHYRKIENSSCVPPNYMTKQVDINEKMRAILIDWLIEVHDKFDLMGETLFLTVNLIDRFLAQKSVVRKKLQLVGLVSMLLACKYEEVSVPVVGDLILISDKAYSRKEVLEMETVMLNCLQFNMSVPTPFVFLQRFLKAAQSDKKLQLMAFFLIELSLVEYEMLRFPPSLLAAAAIYTAQCTLTRIDGGWSRTCEWHSSYSEDQLLACSRLMVGFHQNAATGKLTGVHRKYCTSKFNYTAKCEPAHFLLQTQQ; this comes from the exons ATGGCGTTTTCCGATGAGAATAATTCCAACTTTATTAAACCCACTTCTTTTCTTCCAG GAGGAGGGTTGGAGAAGAGTGGGAGGGCTTTTGGGCAGGAGATTAGTAGGGTTAATAGTAATCGGAGAGCTCTTAATGCTATTAATCAGAATTCTGTGGTGAATCAAGCTTACCCTTGTGTTGTTAACAAGAGAGGATTCTCAGG AAAGCAAGAGATTTGCGAGAAGAAGCAGGTTGATCCGTTCCATAGACCCATTACAAG GAAATTTGCTGCTCAAATTGCTAGTAGTCAACAGCTTCATCATCATCCTCAG GAAAATAATAAGCCTAACTCTATTCTTACAAACTCAAATGCATTTGGACATTCCATATTTGTAGACGAGGACTGCAAAACACTAGAAAATGACCATCCAGTCCCTATGTTCTTGGAGAAATCAGAACCATCATTGTCTCAGGAAGCAAGCCAAATG GAGGAGGTTGAAATGGAGGATATAGCAGAGGAGGAAGATCCAGTAATCGACATTGACATTATTGATTCCAATAACCCGCTTGCCGTTGTTGAGTACGTGGACGATCTCTACGCTCACTACAGAAAAATTGAG AATTCAAGCTGTGTTCCCCCAAATTACATGACCAAACAAGTTGACATTAATGAGAAGATGAGAGCTATTCTAATTGATTGGCTTATAGAGGTGCATGACAAGTTTGATCTCATGGGAGAAACATTGTTTCTCACAGTGAATCTCATAGACAGATTTTTGGCACAAAAAAGCGTAGTGAGAAAGAAGCTTCAGCTTGTTGGTTTGGTTTCTATGCTGTTAGCTTGCAAATATGAAGAAGTTTCTGTTCCTGTTGTGGGTGATTTGATTCTTATTTCTGATAAAGCTTACTCTAGAAAAGAAGTTCTTGAAATG GAGACTGTAATGCTCAACTGTTTGCAGTTTAACATGTCAGTTCCCACACCCTTTGTTTTCCTCCAAAGGTTCCTTAAAGCTGCTCAATCTGACAAAAAG CTTCAGCTAATGGCATTCTTCTTGATCGAACTCTCGCTCGTCGAGTATGAAATGCTGAGGTTCCCACCCTCTCTGCTAGCAGCAGCGGCAATTTACACAGCTCAATGTACTCTCACCAGAATCGATGGTGGTTGGAGCCGAACCTGCGAGTGGCATTCCAGCTACTCAGAAGATCAGCTCCT AGCATGCTCGAGACTAATGGTGGGGTTCCATCAAAATGCGGCGACCGGGAAGCTCACCGGCGTCCATAGGAAGTACTGTACATCAAAATTTAACTACACGGCAAAATGTGAACCTGcacattttcttttgcagACTCAGCAATAG
- the LOC101214370 gene encoding serine acetyltransferase 2, which translates to MACLSDHNWPASLSNQLTDCVSRRGEQEHGADTPAFFSADSMKFGIERVFPVYAMGSSKPSASLTAVVSDLGDPIWDAVREEAKLEAEKEPILSSFLYASILSHDCLEQALSFVLANRLQNPTLLATQLMDIFCDVMMHDRSIQHSIRLDLQAFKNRDPACLSYSSALLYPKGYHSLQVHRVAHTLWNRGRIVLALALQSRISEVFGVDIHPAAKIGDGILLDHATGVVIGETAVVGNRVSLMHGVTLGGTGKEVGDRHPKVGDGALIGASTTILGNIKIGKGAVVAAGSLVLKDVPPHSMVAGIPAKVIGYVAEQDPSLTMKHDATKDFFEHVAGSTCRDAKATGQCPESKDSRL; encoded by the exons ATGGCTTGCCTGAGCGATCACAACTGGCCCGCTTCCCTCTCCAATCAACTCACTGATTGTGTTTCCCGTCGAGGGGAGCAAGAACATGGCGCTGACACTCCCGCTTTTTTCTCTGCGGATTCTATGAAATTTGGTATCGAAAGGGTCTTTCCTGTTTATGCTATGGGATCTTCCAAGCCCTCCGCCTCACTCACCGCCGTTGTTTCTGATTTGGGTGACCCAATTTGGGATGCCGTCAGAGAGGAGGCTAAGTTGGAG GCAGAAAAGGAGCCAATTTTAAGCAGCTTCTTGTATGCCAGTATCTTGTCACACGATTGTTTGGAGCAAGCATTGAGTTTTGTTCTTGCTAATCGGCTTCAGAATCCCACTCTCTTAGCTACTCAGTTGATGGATATATTTTGTGATGTTATGATGCATGATAGAAGTATTCAACATTCCATTCGCCTAGATCTGCAG GCCTTTAAAAACCGGGATCCTGCTTGTTTGTCTTACAGTTCAGCGCTTCTATATCCTAAG GGCTACCATTCCCTTCAGGTACATAGAGTTGCACATACTTTGTGGAATCGAGGACGTATTGTGTTGGCCTTAGCACTACAAAGTCGAATTAGCGAG GTTTTTGGTGTTGACATCCATCCTG ctGCAAAAATTGGAGATGGAATTCTCTTGGATCATGCAACAGGCGTTGTTATTGGTGAAACTGCTGTTGTGGGTAACAGAGTTTCATTGATGCAT GGTGTAACTTTGGGGGGCACTGGGAAAGAAGTTGGCGACCGTCATCCAAAAGTGGGTGATGGTGCACTAATTGGAGCCTCTACTACCATACTTGGAAACATTAAAATCGGCAAGGGGGCAGTGGTGGCTGCTGGTTCCCTTGTGTTAAAAGATGTCCCTCCTCAcag TATGGTTGCTGGAATCCCGGCCAAGGTGATTGGGTATGTTGCAGAGCAGGATCCCTCATTGACAATGAAGCATG ATGCTACCAAAGACTTTTTTGAACATGTTGCTGGTAGTACTTGTAGAGATGCTAAAGCCACCG GTCAGTGCCCCGAAAGCAAGGATAGTCGGCTCTGA
- the LOC101216378 gene encoding putative F-box protein At5g60060, whose protein sequence is MRVFIRCSACSRSTTIWSLWYHRLHLCDGTASITATTKSPVPWSDLPSELWELIGNRLETEIDIIRFRSVCTLWRQEVSLPFFYYDYSSIFTPHRKTIFHLIPIRRRRTYFSSSSNKQSKLHFTKLFSSRLMYDNEARGKESELNLLNFRINKVAESYTIKYIPRIRKIIVSPNFPGIITLVCPGGKLGFTKQEGNDAWLNITFIGENYYEDLIEHKKKIYAITRLGEIFKIIDSSMELIKLRVPPCGNGTPCGNGDQKHLVECGGEIYVVNRLVDYSLRVINFEVYRLDEEERRWVYVDNLGNYSFVLRKDCSFCVDEGVKRNCIYFNRIQDWRGTSSIDALFDLKDRKFIKLV, encoded by the coding sequence ATGCGTGTTTTCATACGTTGTTCTGCTTGCTCTCGTTCTACAACCATTTGGAGTTTATGGTATCATCGTCTTCATCTCTGTGATGGAACCGCTTCAATTACTGCAACAACGAAATCTCCGGTACCCTGGTCCGATCTACCTTCTGAACTTTGGGAGCTCATCGGAAATCGGCTTGAAACCGAGATTGACATCATCCGATTCCGAAGTGTTTGTACTTTATGGCGACAAGAagtttctcttccttttttctactACGATTATTCCTCTATTTTCACACCCCACCGTAAGACAATCTTTCATCTCATTCCCATCCGTCGTCGTCGAACTTACTTCAGTAGCAGCAGCAATAAGCAGAGTAAGTTGCATTTTACGAAACTGTTTTCAAGTCGGTTGATGTACGACAACGAAGCCCGTGGGAAAGAATCGGAACTAAACTTGCTCAATTTTCGAATCAACAAAGTAGCTGAATCTTATACGATTAAATACATTCCTAGAATCCGTAAGATCATAGTTTCTCCTAATTTTCCCGGTATTATTACGCTGGTTTGCCCAGGCGGAAAATTAGGATTTACAAAACAGGAAGGTAATGATGCATGGCTGAACATAACCTTTATTGGTGAAAACTATTACGAGGATTTAATCGAACACAAGAAGAAGATTTATGCAATTACTCGATTGGGAGAGATTTTCAAGATCATTGATTCGAGTATGGAACTGATAAAATTACGTGTTCCGCCGTGTGGTAATGGAACACCGTGTGGTAATGGGGATCAGAAACATCTGGTGGAGTGCGGCGGGGAGATTTATGTGGTGAATCGATTGGTGGATTATAGTTTACGAgtgattaattttgaagtttataggttggatgaagaagagagaagatgGGTTTATGTGGATAATTTGGGGAATTATTCGTTTGTTTTGAGGAAAGATTGTTCATTCTGTGTTGATGAAGGAGTTAAAAGGAATTGTATTTACTTTAATAGGATTCAAGATTGGCGGGGGACTTCCTCTATTGATGCTCTATTTGATCTTAAAGATAGAAAGTTTATCAAATTggtataa
- the LOC101216136 gene encoding putative F-box protein At1g65770, with translation MYDNEARGKDLELNLLDFRIKQVAEFYTFKDWPMWPIFPLRRIIVSHNFPVIITGIRRNGNLSFYKEGGKEDVDNNYGWRHAKIGYNFFEDLIVQKRKIHGINRKGEIFRINESKMKAIKLHVPLCGKTPEYWQGDLKYLVECCGKIYVVNRWVDESKEKLEVYKLDEEKRRWVYVDNLGKYSFVLRREFSFCVDEGVKRNCIYFNRVQGLRGIYSIDALFDLKDGRCINLL, from the coding sequence ATGTACGACAACGAAGCCCGTGGAAAAGATTTGGAACTAAACTTGCTCGATTTTCGAATCAAACAAGTAGCTGAATTTTATACGTTTAAAGACTGGCCTATGTGGCCTATATTCCCGTTACGTAGGATCATAGTTTCCCATAATTTTCCTGTTATTATTACAGGAATTAGGAGAAACGGAAATTTATCGTTTTACAAAGAGGGTGGTAAGGAAGATGTTGATAATAATTATGGATGGCGGCATGCCAAAATAGGTTATAACTTTTTCGAGGATTTAATCGTGCAGAAGAGGAAGATTCATGGAATTAATCGAAAGGGAGAGATTTTCAGGATCAATGAATCGAAGATGAAAGCGATAAAATTACATGTTCCGCTGTGTGGGAAGACGCCTGAGTATTGGCAAGGAGATCTTAAATATCTGGTGGAGTGCTGCGGGAAGATTTATGTGGTGAATCGATGGGTGGATGagagtaaagaaaaattagaagtttaTAAGTTGGacgaagaaaagagaagatggGTTTATGTGGATAATTTGGGGAAgtattcatttgttttgagGAGAGAATTTTCATTCTGTGTTGATGAAGGAGTTAAAAGGAATTGTATCTACTTTAATAGGGTTCAAGGTTTGCGGGGGATTTACTCTATTGATGCTCTATTTGATCTTAAAGATGGAAGGTGTAtcaatttgttataa
- the LOC101215892 gene encoding protein RKD5 isoform X1, giving the protein MKNGHLSCFPNGELCQLKNGKSHQPRNLPLLDQDLNFLPCSVSVSKESGNQMEESCASGGELIGIVEKKRRATSEHIARITLSDLAKNFGVPITEASRNLNVGLTVLKRKCREFGIHRWPHRKIKSIDGLIRDLQEEAKHREEDHKALMAVTKRQMMLQNERERIERTPFRELENETKRFRQDVFRRKHKARALESQSPSV; this is encoded by the exons ATGAAGAATGGTCATCTATCTTGTTTTCCCAATGGAGAGTTATGTCAGCTAAAGAATGGCAAATCTCATCAACCAAGAAACTTGCCTCTACTTGATCAGGATCTTAACTTCCTTCCTTGTTCAGTTTCTGTATCTAAAGAATCTGGGAATCAAATGGAGGAGTCCTGTGCATCAG GTGGGGAATTGATAGGTattgtagaaaagaaaaggagggCAACAAGTGAGCACATTGCTAGAATTACTTTATCCGATCTGGCTAAAAATTTTGGTGTTCCGATCACAGAAGCTTCAAGAAATCTAAATGTTGGATTAACAGTactgaaaagaaaatgcaGAGAATTTGGCATTCACCGCTGGCCACACAGAAAGATAAAGTCTATTGATGGTCTAATTCGAGATCTTCAG GAAGAAGCAAAGCATAGGGAGGAAGATCACAAAGCTTTGATGGCAGTGACCAAGAGGCAAATGATGTTGcagaatgaaagagagaggATAGAGAGGACACCATTTAGGGAGCTGGAGAATGAGACCAAGAGATTTAGGCAAGATGTTTTCAGGAGAAAGCATAAAGCTAGAGCTCTAGAAAGTCAGAGTCCATCAGTATAG